One window from the genome of Nicotiana tomentosiformis chromosome 5, ASM39032v3, whole genome shotgun sequence encodes:
- the LOC138892684 gene encoding uncharacterized protein encodes MADDEQRRLERFGRLQPPKFSSAELEDAQGFMDKFQRMLRTTGILETSGVLFTTFQFSGDAFRWWETYERSRPVGAMTLSWHEFSYEMRFSELDRHAVWLVPTEREKIRRFINGLNQQFYFIMTLGNIEGAGFDEVVDSARCLEMVRTQEREERLAQIGHLAHREVSAIHGSYSARQSRPFHGELPAQSSSRAPSVQGSSVPGSSGSYSGSRGPPQNLPPFFERDCYECAELGHVRK; translated from the exons atggctgatgatgagcagagaagacttgagagatttgggaggcttcaacCTCCAAAATTTAGCAGTgcagagttagaggatgctcaaggttttaTGGATAAAttccagcggatgcttcggacaacaggtattctggagactagtggggtcttgttcactacttttcagttttctggggatgcctttagatggtgggaaacttatgagaggagcagaccAGTTGGTGCAATGACActatcatggcatgagttctcc tatgagatgcgattttcagagttggatcgtcatgcagtttggttggttcccactgagagggaaaagatcaggaggttcattaatggcctcaaccagcAATTCTATTTTATTATGACTCTGGGGAATATAGAAGGTGCTggattcgacgaggtggttgacagtgCTCGATGTCTAGAGATGGTCCGTACTCAGGAGCGCGAGGAGAG gctcgCTCAGATTGGTCATTTGGCTCATCGTGAAGTATCAGCtatccatggttcatacagtgctcgacagAGTCGGCCTTTTCATGGTgaacttccagctcagagttcatctcgtgcaccatcagttcagggttcatctgtaccaggttcttctggtagttattctggttctcgaggtccgcctcaAAACTTGCCACCATTTTTCGAGAGGGATTGCTATGAGTGTGCAGAGctgggtcatgtgaggaaataa